The following proteins are co-located in the Arctopsyche grandis isolate Sample6627 chromosome 3, ASM5162203v2, whole genome shotgun sequence genome:
- the LOC143909140 gene encoding uncharacterized protein LOC143909140 yields MLKFNIKCLFLIQQLACFALANLEGPFIFWGPKELLSYKRPSLVSLEQDDLMDIYNNQGAIVVFNIQDSLFFLTRESYPRLRKLLERKPVLIAPQDFLDVHPEYVNNETQVITVQGPNSEQDAEITEKFERLEDVYGEGKVLAILGSSTPEEEPTDDESDSLDYSSDQKSYLRDKREFNEEPKEAPEEVVYNALGKALLYSSDFPILRYSSGDNETSDKIYKLRNLVGVTGDDREQFSRLVIVFGTEMGKVTLRLRFPDSLAGYWNLGPIELLDPRGRELLLNPPTTDVFLGAPRGFSFTCAEPLIFSNGSVSLTFLEIQVQPLLNGAMRFGSAYNCVGFTTVPIWTGIFISMILIFGMTVAIAMISDIKTMDKFENSKGKTLTISVVD; encoded by the exons ATGTTGAAATTTAacattaaatgtttatttttaatccaaCAACTCGCATGTTTCGCCTTGGCAAATTTAGAAGGACCCTTCATCTTTTGGGGACCAAAGGAATTACTCTCATACAAAAGACCGTCTTTGGTCAGCTTAGAACAAGATGACCTGATGGATATCTACAATAATCAAGGTGCCATTGTTGTCTTCAATATACAagattctctttttttcttAACCAGAGAAAGTTATCCCAGACTAAGAAAATTATTGGAGAGAAAACCGGTACTAATAGCGCCACAAGACTTCTTAGATGTGCATCCAGAATATGTCAATAATGAAACACag gtaATAACAGTGCAAGGTCCTAATTCCGAACAAGATGCAGAAATTACTGAGAAGTTTGAAAGATTAGAAGATGTTTATGGAGAAGGAAAAGTGTTAGCGATTCTTGGCAGCTCAACTCCAGAAGAAGAACCAACAGATGACGAAAGTGATTCTTTAGATTACTCGAGTGAtcaaaaaagttatttaagAGATAAAAGAGAATTCAATGAGGAACCAAAAGAAGCACCAGAGGAAGTTGTATATAATGCtcttg GAAAAGCTTTATTATATTCAAGTGATTTTCCTATTCTTCGATATTCAAGTGGAGATAATGAAACAtcagataaaatatataaactgagGAATTTAGTTGGTGTAACCGGTGATGATAGAGAACAGTTTAGTCGACTTGTTATAGTTTTCGGCACAGAAATGGGAAAA GTAACCTTGCGTCTCAGATTTCCGGATAGTTTAGCGGGATATTGGAATTTAGGACCAATTGAATTACTTGATCCAAGAGGTAGAGAACTTCTGTTAAATCCTCCAACCACGGATGTATTCCTAGGTGCTCCTAGAGGATTTTCATTCACATGTGCAGAaccattaatattttcaaatggtTCAGTCAGTctaacattcttagaaattcag GTACAACCATTACTAAATGGTGCAATGAGATTTGGTTCAGCTTATAATTGCGTTGGATTTACAACTGTGCCAATATG gaCCGGCATATTTATATCTATGATACTTATTTTTGGTATGACCGTAGCAATAGCCATGATATCTGATATTAAAACGatggataaatttgaaaattcaaagGGAAAAACGCTTACTATATCTGTTGTTGATTAA